GAACTCGAACAGCACGAACTGCCCCGAACGAACGCGCCCGAAGACGCCGACGTGCAGGCACAGCAGCAGGATCAGGGCCAGCCCGCTGAGGCGGATCGCCCAGAAGCGCGCGTTCTGCCGCAGATACAGCGCGCCCCGCCGCGAAGCGCGCAGCGTCGGGACCGTCAGCGCCAGACCGATGGCGCCGTGCAGCGCCGCCAGCGCCATCGCCGTCCAGGCCACGATCTTGTCCGTGCCGGCGTTGACTCCCAGCAGCATGAAGCTGCCCGACATGCCGTGCCACGCCAGCAGCGCCAGCAGGGCCGCCGTGACCAGCGCGTTGAGCCGCCTCACAGCGCGCGCTCCATTTCCCGCGCTTTCAACGTCAGCGCGCCCAGCCGCCCGATGTCGCTC
This sequence is a window from Pyramidobacter sp. YE332. Protein-coding genes within it:
- a CDS encoding pilus assembly protein PilX, with protein sequence MRRLNALVTAALLALLAWHGMSGSFMLLGVNAGTDKIVAWTAMALAALHGAIGLALTVPTLRASRRGALYLRQNARFWAIRLSGLALILLLCLHVGVFGRVRSGQFVLFEFTTLKMLVQILLAAALALHVLAGLGPLLVSLGVCRYRVWQGDLLLIFSLLLLFFAAALIFYYAEWQWR